Genomic segment of Pongo pygmaeus isolate AG05252 chromosome 1, NHGRI_mPonPyg2-v2.0_pri, whole genome shotgun sequence:
atagaaaaaatatgaaatgttgaatatcttttgtattttcagctcaaaaaattagaaaagtttgGTTAAGCAAACTTAGAGTATAAAAAGTTTAACGAATGAATAGATGGCTATAGGAGTGAATAGCACCCTACATATAAAGTCCCATGCACCACCATCTCCCCACATACACCAATGCAAAATCTGTAGCAGGtagttttatataaaaaaagGCAATAGAATAGGCAATTTTGGCAACTATGATAAGGAATGAAGAGAGGTCAGAAAAATAAGAGCACATGAATTACAATCTTACACAATATCATTATATTCAAAATCTGGAATAAAATGAACaactttctagaaaaatataatcCATCAAAATTGgcctaagaataaatttaaaaattggaatgaACCAGTAGCCATAACAGAGAGTAAGATAGAGTAATCATTTATACCCACAAAAGGTACTAGGATCAGAGTGTTTTATGGCCACATCAAACCTTCAAGAAATAGCTAACTTTACTTTAATAGAAACTATTGCAGAGAATACAAATAGATGGGAAAGTTTTGACTCATTCTACAAAGTCAGCAGTACACTGATGCCAAAGATAAAAtcagctaagaaaaaaaattctagaccCATCTCacattaaataacttttttttttttttttttttgagagaaggtctcactgttgcccaggctttggTGCAGATAtgcagttttggctcactgcagccttgaccttctgggatCAAGAGATCTTTCCacattagcctcctgagtagctgggactacaggcacatgccgtcAAGCCCAGCTAAGtcagcattttttgtagagactggatctcactatgttgcccaggctggtctcaaactcctgggctcaagcgatcctcccacctcagcctcccaaagtgctgggatttacaagtgtgagccactgcacccagcttaaaTGCCTATTCTTGGCATCAATAGTTTAAAAGAGCAAAACTATATGATCCTTTCAAGAGTTGCCACAAGCAtttcaataaaatcaataattatctataatttttttaaaattaagtaaatcaGCTTTAAAAGGTAACTTTCTTAATCTGGTGTAATATATCAACCTGAAATCTCCAGGCCAGGCCACAAATGCTATAGTGAACCATTATAAGCATTTCCAAGCAAACCAAAACCAAGACAAGATCTGGCATCATTTCTACTGGAGGTTCCAACCATTgtaagaagacaagaaaaataaataaaagataaaatatgggAAGAGAGTGATAAAATAGTctttactagaagaaaatattatcttttatctAGAACTGTCAGAATAATCAGTTGataaactactaaaaataaattctataagATGACTGGCTATAAGATCAATGTGCTAAAATCAATAGCTGTGACTAATTagcaaatgcaatttaaaaaatctctttaaaatagACCTAAATATTGAAAAGTGCCTGGGTATAAATCTAGAAAGAATGCACAGGCCTTTCTGGAGAAAAGTTTAATAACGAATGGTTTTTAGATAAGCTAAAAGAGATTTCTAAGTTCCATCTACAATCTTAAGGAAAACTATGCTTTTAAATTTGTGTTCTTGATATACTGCATACCAACTTCACATCAAAGTAGCTGTATTTTTCTGCATACAACAAAGCCAGtcaggaataaaacaaaacaacaaaatatccaCACTGACAAATAAATGTTGATTGACAGGTGGGGATTCCCGTCCCCAAACACCTGGACCCCCTTAGCTGGCAGAGCATTTTCTTCCCTGTGGTGGAAGAGAAGCCTTCATCCTGCCCACAAAGCTCTGCACTGTATTCCTACCTTGTTGTGAGACTAGTCCCCATCCCGTAGCCCAGCAATTGGCACTGGTAAGGTTCACTTCTGGAGTTGCAAGGCAGACCGGGAGCACGGAGTCAGAAAACACAATGCGGGTCTTCAGCTGCACCAGGGCCACGTCACCTCCGATGGGGTGGTACACCTCATATGTGGGGTGCAGGATCACCCTGTTCACCTCATACCACTGGGTGTGGTTGCTGGCCACCCTGAGGTTTACAAGGCCTACGTACATGTCATAGATTTTGATATTCTTGTCCCTGTGGAGGTGAGAACAGAGGCACAATGCCCACGGCTTCCTGTGTGGTACAGCCCACAGGCCTGGGGAGGCCAAGTGCAAGGGGCTGGCACTCACTCGGTAGGATTGAAAAGCCAGCTTCTTCCTGCAGCATAGTTGGGACCTATCTGGCTGTCTGGCAGAGTTGCCCCCTAAAGGGTCGACTTGGCCCATGGAGGCTTTGGGGACCCAAGTCTGTACACCACCACCAGCTGTACAGGCCAGCAGCCCATGCACGTGAGACCTGCTCTGACTCTTACCGACAACCTGGTTGCACACATCCCTCTGGAGGCGGATGGCCACAGGAGAGGCATGCCTGCTGTGCAGGGCAGCTGTGGTGAATGGGGCTGTTGGAGGAGCAATCGGGAAGGCCAGGTGCTTAGAGACCAGTCTTGCTCATGGGGACCCAGCTGTGCACTTGAGGAGCAGCCTCACTTTTGTGGGGCCTGGCTGTGCACTTGAGGACCAGCCTCACTTGTGGGAATCTGGCTGTGCCCTTGAGGACCAGCCTCACTCGTGGGGACCTGGTCGTGCACTTAGGGGACCAGCCTTGCACGTGGGGACCAGGCTGTGCATTTGAGGACCAACCTGGCTCATGGGAACCTAACTGTACACTGAGGGGATCAGCCTTGCATGTGAGGACCTGGCCGTGATCTTGGGGACCAGCGTCACTCTTGAGGAACTGGCTGTGCACTTGGGGGACCAGCCTTAAGGATGGGGACCCAGCTGTGTGTTTGGGGACCAGCCTCACTGGTGGGGACCTGGCCTTGCACGGGTCGACAGTGGTGAAGGGGGAGGCTTGCGTGGGGTCCATCCAAGCCGCTGTGGGCACGCTGTGCAGGCCCAGCTACCCACACCGTCCCAGGCCCGCGCCCCGTTACCGGGGAAAGCAGTGTGCAGCCGACAGCACCCAGTACTCATTGAGAATGGAGCCGCCGCAGACGTGGAGGCCCGCGTAGTGCACGCTGACCTGCCATGGCCACTTCCTCTCCGGCGCAGGGACGCCGCCCAGGATCTTCCCCTCCATGCTGGGCCGACCACAGGCTGCAGGGAGAACGGAGCTCACGGTGGAGCCACGCTGGAGCCGCGGGAGAGGTAGGGCAGGCAGGGGACgcgggggaggggcaggggacacaggaggaagggaaggcaggggacatgggagaggggaaggggcgggcaggcGACATGGGAGAGGAGGCCCCGGCACCGAGAGACGCCCCAAGGGCACTGTCTCCAGCCGCCCATCTGCCCCTGGGGCAGGGCCTACCCACGCTGCCAGTCAGGGAGATTCCCTGGTTCTCTGGGTGTCTGTGGACCGAGGCTGCGACCCGGGGAGGGGGCACCACcaggagcagcagcagaaggccCAGGGCAGAGCGCCCAAGTGGGCCCATGCAGGAAGCAGGGGCAGCCATGAGGCCCAAGGCAGCGCCCCCAGCGGGTGACTAGCTCCCGACACGTGACTATGTCTCCAGCACAGGATTGCGCCCCCACCAGGTGGTTGCACCCCAACAGGTGACTGGCTTCCACTAGGAGATGGCACTCCCAGCAAGTGAGGGCACCTGACCTGGACATGCAAGTGCACCCCCAGCACATGTCTGGGTCTTGTGGATTTACCTCTCCCGACCTGGGCACATGATGGCTCCCAAGCTGGACATGTGACAGTGCCCCAACCATACCTCATATGCCTAGgtgtggcattccattccacagtcaggTCTAAACACACTGGTCCATTTGAGAATTCTGTGTTTTAAATCATGATGTTCTCAGTTTTCTCCATGGCCCAACTTAATTCTGTTAGTTCAATGATAATGTATACATCTGCCACCcagctatcaaaaaaaaaaaaataaaggaaagaaaagaaaaagaaacaggctgggcatggtggcttatgcctgtaatgccagcactttgggagggtgaggcagatggatcacttgaggtcaggagcttgagactagactggcctacatggcgaaaccctgtctctactaaaaatacaaaaattggctaggtgtggtggtgtgcagctgAAATCCTggttccttgggaggctgagacaggagaattgcttgaacctgacaggcagaggttgcagtgagccgagatcacaccactgcactccagcgtgagtgacagagcaagactctgtctcaaaaaaaaaaaaaaaaaaattcattaagccTTCATTTATACCTGCTAAAATTTATCccattgattctacattatggtgagttgtataattatttcgtgatatattacaatgtaataataatagaaataaagtggacaataaatgtaatgtgcttgaatcatcccagaACAATTTCCCTGCCAGgaggcaactttggaactgggtaacaggcagaggtttcaacagtttggagggctcagaagaagacaggaaaatgtgggaaagtttggaacctcctagagacttgttgaatggctttgaccaaaatgctgataatgatatggacaatgaaatccaggctgaggtggtctcagatggagataaggactGGAATAAAGGTAATGCTTGCCATGTTTTatcaaagagactggcagcattttgcccctgccttggagatttgtggaactttaaacttgagggagatgatttaggatatctggtggaaaaaatatctaagcagcaaagcattcaagaggtgacttgggtgctgttaaaagcattcaattttaaaagggaaacagagcataaaagtttggaaaatttgtagcctggtgatgtgatagaaaaagaaaaacccattttctgaggagaaattcaagctggctgcagaaatttgcataagtaatgaggaaccaaatgttaatgGCCAAGACAACAGGGAAAATGtctctccagggcatgtcaaagaGCTTTCTCACAgaccctctcatcacaggcctggaggcctaggaagaaGAAATGGTTTCTTGGGCCAGTCCCAGGgcccctgtgctgtgtgcagcctagggacttggtgccctgcattccagctgctctagccatggctaaaagggaccaaggAACAGcacaggccatggcttcagagggtgcaggccccaagccttggcagcttctacatggtgttgagcctgtgggtgcacacaagtcaagaactgaggtttggggacttctgcctagatttcacagtatgtatggaaatgcctggacgttcaggcagaagtttgcagcaggggtggggccctcattgAGAGCTtctgctagagcagtgcagaagggaaatgtggggttgaagcccccatacagaatccccactggggcactgcctagtgaagctgtgagaagagggccactgtcctccagaccccagaatggtagatccactgacacctTGCACTgttcacctggaaaagctgcagacgctcaaggccagcctgtgaaagcagccaggaggaaagctgtaccctgcaaatccacagggcagagctgcccaagaccatgggaacccacctcttgcatcagcatgacctaaatatgagacatggagtcaaaggagattattttggagctttaagagttgactgccctgctggatttctgacttgcatggggcctttagcccctttgttttggcccatttctcccatttggaatggatgtACTTattcaatgcctgtacccccattgtatctaggaagtaactaacttgctttgattttacaggttcataggcagaagggacttttgTCTtggatgagattttggactgtggactttttagttaatgctgaaatgagttaaaactttaggggactgttaggaaggcatgattggctttgaaatgtgagaacatgagatttgggaggggccaggggcagaatgatatggtttggctgtgtccccactcaaatcttatcttgaattgtagcttccataattcccatgtgttgtgggagggaccccagTGGTagataattgagtcatgggggcagtttcccccatactgttctcatggtggtGAACAAGTGTTATGAGagctgacggttttataaggggaaacccctttcacttggttctcattctctcttgcttgccaccatgtaagatatgacttgctcccccttgccttcctccatgattgtgaggcctccccagccacgtgaactgtgagtccattaaacctctttttctttgtaaattacccagtctcaagtatgtctttattggcagcataaaaacggactaatacaatgcaattccatttgtctatttttcttttgttgcctgagcctttggggtcatatccaaagattccttgcctaagccaatgttgTGAAatttttccctgtgttttcttctggtagttttatagtttcaggtctaaGTCGTTAACCCATTTTGAGTTGAGTTTTGTGCAGGTGtaagataagggtctaattttattcttctgcatgaggataaccagttttcccagcatcatttattgaatagtctgtcctttctccagtgtatgttctaagcgtctttgtcaaaaatcaattgactataaatGCACAGGCTTATTTCTTGGCTTTCTATCAGATTCCATTGGTCAGtgagtctgttttttgtttgtttgtttgtttgtttggttttgttttgttttggccagGATCATTCTGTTTTGATTGcttcataatatattttgaagtcaggtagtgtgatgcctctagctttgttctttttgctcaagattgttttgacaatttgaggtcttttgtggttccatatgaatttaaggattatttttttctatgacattttctatgaaaaatgacattggaatgTTGAtatgaattgcattgaatctgtagattgctttgagtagtacagacattttaacaatgttaattctttTACTCCATTAACATGGgatatctttacatttatttgtattttcttcaatttctttcacaaGGGTTTTATAGTATACAAGTCTTACAAAGAAGTATTtgataataaaatatgaatataaatagacaataaaataagtattttgttattgttgttgctattgtaaatggaattgttttcttaatttctttttcagatagcttgttattagtgtataaaaatgccactaatttttatatattgattttgtttcctacaactttgctgaatttatcagttctaacagctTTTTGGTGGAGCCTTTAGGATTTTCTTTGTATAATATCATGTCATCAACAGAGacaatttcactttttcctttccagttaggatatcttttattttcttgtcttgcctaattgctctggctaggatttccagaactatgttgaaaaaaagtaatgaaagtgggcatccttgtcttgtccctgattttagaggaaaaactttcagcTTTCACTATTGAATATAATGTTAGCTATgcatttgtcatatatggcttttattgtgttcaGATATATTGTATGTATACCTATTCTGTTAACAATGTTTATCATAAAAGGTATtgaattttaggctgggcatggtggcttacacctgtaatcccagcagtttgggaggccaagatgggtggatcacctgaggtcaggagttcaagaccagcctggccaacatggtgaaaccccatctctactaaaaatacaaaaattagccaggcgtggtggcacattcctgtaatcccagctacttgggaggctgaggcaggagaattt
This window contains:
- the PRSS38 gene encoding serine protease 38, with translation MAAPASCMGPLGRSALGLLLLLLVVPPPRVAASVHRHPENQGISLTGSVACGRPSMEGKILGGVPAPERKWPWQVSVHYAGLHVCGGSILNEYWVLSAAHCFPRDKNIKIYDMYVGLVNLRVASNHTQWYEVNRVILHPTYEVYHPIGGDVALVQLKTRIVFSDSVLPVCLATPEVNLTSANCWATGWGLVSQQGETSDELQEVQLPLIPEPWCHLLYGHMSYIMPDMLCAGDILNVKTVCEGDSGGPLVCEFNRSWLQIGIVSWGRGCSNPLYPGVYASVSYFSKWICYNIEITPTPAQPAPALSPALGATLSVLVAMLAGWSVL